A region of uncultured Desulfobacter sp. DNA encodes the following proteins:
- a CDS encoding ABC transporter substrate-binding protein: protein MKKITFCLAAAVAMTMVFSSSAFCKRETVIKIGINAPLTGDIPKVGEGTKYAAQMWLNDVEKAGGIEVGGKKYKVELVVEDNESKAESAVKANTKMINQDDVLAIVGPQASKQAVPAGEVANKYKTVMISPWSTNPDTTLNRPFVFRGCFLDPFQGPVVANFITDEFGFTKAAVLYDVASDYPKGLAEVFKDAWEKKHGAGSVVAFESFTTKDTDFSSQLTQIIQSGAEVLFTPQYYNEIPLIVKQAKELGWKGPIVGSDSWGSAETVELCGEDCYGQFFSSHYAAAGATGATKEFIERYKEKYGYTPDDVAALTWDALRLAQQAIENTGKLTGNIEKDRIAVRDALAKVKDFAGITGNMTFTEEGDPIKCAVIVKISDKGEFEFYKSVCP, encoded by the coding sequence ATGAAAAAAATTACTTTTTGTCTGGCAGCTGCCGTTGCAATGACCATGGTTTTTTCTTCATCAGCGTTCTGCAAACGGGAAACCGTCATTAAAATTGGTATCAATGCGCCTTTGACCGGCGATATTCCAAAGGTTGGCGAAGGGACAAAGTATGCGGCGCAAATGTGGCTCAATGACGTTGAAAAGGCGGGCGGCATTGAAGTGGGCGGAAAAAAATACAAGGTTGAACTGGTTGTTGAGGACAATGAATCCAAAGCAGAGTCTGCGGTAAAAGCCAACACCAAGATGATCAACCAGGATGACGTTCTTGCCATTGTCGGCCCCCAGGCTTCCAAACAGGCTGTGCCGGCCGGTGAAGTGGCCAACAAATATAAAACCGTTATGATCAGCCCCTGGTCCACTAACCCCGACACCACCCTGAACCGCCCCTTTGTATTCCGCGGCTGTTTTCTGGATCCTTTCCAGGGGCCTGTTGTGGCCAATTTCATCACCGATGAGTTCGGGTTCACCAAGGCGGCTGTCCTCTATGATGTGGCGTCCGACTATCCCAAAGGCCTTGCCGAGGTGTTCAAGGATGCATGGGAGAAAAAACACGGTGCCGGTTCCGTTGTTGCCTTTGAAAGTTTTACCACAAAAGACACCGACTTTTCTTCCCAGCTGACCCAGATTATTCAGTCTGGTGCTGAAGTCCTTTTTACCCCCCAGTACTACAATGAAATTCCTTTGATTGTAAAACAGGCCAAAGAGCTTGGATGGAAAGGCCCCATTGTGGGTTCCGACTCCTGGGGATCGGCGGAAACGGTTGAGCTGTGCGGCGAAGACTGTTACGGTCAGTTTTTCTCCTCCCATTACGCAGCTGCCGGAGCCACCGGCGCAACCAAAGAATTTATAGAACGCTACAAAGAAAAATACGGCTACACCCCCGATGATGTGGCGGCCCTGACCTGGGATGCCCTTCGCCTTGCCCAGCAGGCCATTGAAAACACCGGAAAACTGACCGGCAACATTGAAAAAGACCGTATTGCGGTACGGGATGCCCTTGCCAAGGTCAAGGATTTTGCAGGTATTACCGGTAACATGACCTTCACCGAAGAGGGAGATCCCATCAAGTGTGCGGTTATCGTTAAAATCAGTGATAAAGGTGAATTTGAGTTCTACAAATCCGTATGTCCCTAA
- a CDS encoding cytidylate kinase-like family protein — protein sequence MNRSIHKIIDEHIKRWEMQKKQGVSPATTCNVITISRERGSHGQQVAEALAQALGFDLFHHEILESMIKESQNTKVLLETLDEKGMNIVDDLVAALVHEHHLWPDEYSKVLLRVLNTIGRHGNAVILGRGANFALKNINALRVRIVAPDDLRRKVVQQELGLNAEDAQKMMVSTDANRTAFIRRYFNADTQDPANYDLVLNTGTLSIEKAVSIIQSALA from the coding sequence ATGAACAGATCCATTCATAAAATTATCGATGAACATATCAAACGGTGGGAAATGCAAAAAAAGCAGGGCGTAAGCCCGGCGACTACCTGCAATGTGATTACCATTTCAAGGGAACGCGGCAGCCATGGACAGCAGGTGGCTGAAGCGCTTGCCCAGGCCCTGGGCTTTGACCTGTTTCACCATGAAATCCTTGAAAGCATGATCAAGGAGAGCCAAAACACCAAGGTTCTGCTTGAAACCCTTGATGAGAAGGGAATGAACATCGTGGATGATTTAGTTGCCGCTCTGGTTCACGAACACCATCTGTGGCCGGACGAGTATTCAAAAGTTCTGCTGCGGGTGCTCAATACAATCGGAAGACACGGCAATGCCGTCATTTTAGGCAGAGGCGCCAACTTTGCATTAAAAAATATTAACGCCCTGAGAGTGAGAATCGTTGCCCCTGATGATCTGCGCAGGAAAGTGGTTCAGCAGGAGCTGGGGCTGAACGCTGAGGATGCCCAGAAAATGATGGTCAGCACCGATGCCAACAGGACAGCCTTTATCAGGCGGTATTTCAATGCCGACACCCAGGATCCGGCCAACTACGACCTGGTGTTAAACACAGGAACCCTGTCCATCGAAAAGGCCGTCAGTATTATCCAGTCGGCTTTGGCTTGA
- a CDS encoding class I SAM-dependent methyltransferase, whose protein sequence is MAACGMALLKKRIEKYWNWRSTSYELDQAKSTETVKEWESTINALVSHVKGDDLRALDVGTGPGQLAFYLARAGFKTTGIDISAHMVARADQTARSDGLSCDFRTGDAEQLPFEDNAFDVVVTRNLVWTLPDPGAAIREWHRVLKPGGRIIISDGYWKNITWSRIHHLILKGVKVFLQTGSFISCRFFSCYAGLIKDLPLYEGVTVNDADKFMSTAGFKDILSWDIPRHFSKNPYGAGRLTAPVFFIIYGNK, encoded by the coding sequence ATGGCAGCCTGCGGCATGGCCCTGCTTAAAAAACGCATAGAAAAATACTGGAACTGGAGAAGTACAAGTTACGAACTGGACCAGGCAAAATCCACTGAAACGGTAAAAGAGTGGGAATCCACCATCAACGCCCTGGTCTCCCATGTCAAGGGAGATGATCTGCGGGCCCTTGACGTGGGCACAGGCCCGGGACAGCTCGCCTTTTACTTGGCCAGGGCAGGTTTCAAAACCACCGGCATAGATATTTCTGCCCACATGGTGGCACGGGCAGACCAGACAGCACGCAGTGACGGCCTCTCTTGCGATTTCAGGACAGGCGATGCAGAACAGCTTCCCTTTGAAGACAATGCCTTTGATGTGGTGGTCACCCGAAACCTTGTCTGGACCCTTCCCGATCCGGGAGCCGCCATCCGGGAGTGGCACAGGGTGCTCAAACCCGGCGGGCGCATCATTATCTCCGACGGATACTGGAAAAATATCACCTGGTCACGCATTCACCATCTGATCCTGAAAGGGGTAAAAGTTTTTTTGCAGACCGGCAGCTTTATCTCCTGCCGGTTTTTCTCCTGCTACGCCGGACTGATTAAAGACCTTCCCCTCTATGAAGGGGTGACCGTCAATGATGCGGACAAATTCATGTCCACGGCCGGGTTCAAGGATATTCTGTCCTGGGACATCCCCCGGCATTTCAGCAAAAACCCCTATGGTGCAGGTCGGCTGACTGCACCGGTGTTTTTCATAATTTATGGAAACAAGTGA